One genomic segment of Manis pentadactyla isolate mManPen7 chromosome 1, mManPen7.hap1, whole genome shotgun sequence includes these proteins:
- the NPY5R gene encoding neuropeptide Y receptor type 5 isoform X1, whose amino-acid sequence MLPKPGGAPSITDVSECQDYNMDLELEDYYNKTLATENNTVTTWNSDFPVWDDYKSSVDDLQYFLIGLYTFVSLLGFMGNLLILMAVMRKRNQKTTVNFLIGNLAFSDILVVLFCSPFTLTSVLLDQWMFGKVMCHIMPFLQCVSVLVSTLILISIAIVRYHMIKHPISNNLTANHGYFLIATVWTLGFAICSPLPVFHSLVELQGTFGSALLSGRYLCVESWPSDSYRIAFTISLLLVQYILPLVCLTVSHTSVCRSVSCGLSNKENKLEENEMINLTLHPSKKNGLHVKVSNSHKWSYSFIRKHRRRYSKKTACVLPAPARPPQESHSRTLPDNFGSVKSQQSSSSKLIPGVPTCFEMKPEENSDVREMRVSHSIMRLKKRSRSVFYRLTILILVFAVSWMPLHLFHVVTDFNDNLISNRHFKLVYCICHLLGMMSCCLNPILYGFLNNGIKADLMSLIRCLHMS is encoded by the coding sequence GACTATAACATGGATTTAGAACTTGAAGATTATTATAACAAGACACTTGCCACAGAGAACAATACTGTTACCACTTGGAATTCTGATTTCCCAGTCTGGGATGACTATAAAAGCAGTGTAGATGATTTGCAGTATTTTCTGATTGGACTCTATACATTTGTAAGTCTTCTTGGTTTTATGGggaatttacttattttaatggCTGTCATGAGAAAGCGTAATCAAAAGACTACAGTAAATTTCCTCATAGGAAATCTGGCCTTCTCTGATATCTTGGTTGTACTGTTTTGCTCACCTTTCACACTGACTTCTGTCTTGCTGGATCAATGGATGTTTGGCAAAGTTATGTGTCATATTATGCCTTTCCTTCAATGTGTGTCGGTTCTGGTTTCAACTTTAATTTTAATATCAATAGCCATTGTCAGGTATCATATGATAAAGCATCCTATATCTAATAATTTAACAGCAAACCACGGCTACTTCCTGATAGCTACTGTCTGGACACTAGGTTTTGCAATTTGTTCTCCCCTTCCAGTGTTTCACAGTCTTGTGGAactccaggggacatttggctcAGCGCTGCTGAGTGGCAGGTATCTATGTGTTGAGTCATGGCCATCTGATTCATACAGAATCGCTTTTACTATCTCTCTATTGTTAGTTCAGTATATTCTGCCCTTAGTTTGTCTAACTGTAAGTCACACTAGTGTCTGCAGGAGTGTAAGCTGTGGATTGtccaacaaagaaaacaaactagaagaaaatgaaatgatcaACTTAACTCTTCATCCATCCAAAAAGAATGGGCTTCATGTGAAAgtctccaacagccataaatggaGCTATTCATTCATCAGAAAACACAGAAGAAGATACAGCAAGAAGACAGCATGTGTGTTACCTGCTCCGGCAAGACCTCCTCAGGAGAGCCATTCGAGAACGCTTCCAGACAACTTTGGCTCTGTGAAAAGTCAGCAATCCTCATCCAGTAAGTTGATACCAGGAGTCCCCACCTGCTTTGAAATGAAACCTGAAGAAAACTCAGATGTTCGTGAAATGAGAGTAAGCCATTCCATCATGAGACTAAAAAAGAGATCTCGAAGCGTTTTCTACAGACTGACCATTCTGATTTTGGTGTTTGCTGTTAGCTGGATGCCACTGCACCTGTTCCATGTGGTAACTGACTTCAATGACAACCTTATTTCAAATAGGCATTTTAAGTTGGTATATTGCATTTGTCACTTGTTAGGTATGATGTCTTGTTGTCTTAATCCAATTCTATATGGATTTCTTAATAATGGAATCAAAGCTGACTTAATGTCCCTTATACGCTGTCTTCATATGTCATAA
- the NPY5R gene encoding neuropeptide Y receptor type 5 isoform X2: MDLELEDYYNKTLATENNTVTTWNSDFPVWDDYKSSVDDLQYFLIGLYTFVSLLGFMGNLLILMAVMRKRNQKTTVNFLIGNLAFSDILVVLFCSPFTLTSVLLDQWMFGKVMCHIMPFLQCVSVLVSTLILISIAIVRYHMIKHPISNNLTANHGYFLIATVWTLGFAICSPLPVFHSLVELQGTFGSALLSGRYLCVESWPSDSYRIAFTISLLLVQYILPLVCLTVSHTSVCRSVSCGLSNKENKLEENEMINLTLHPSKKNGLHVKVSNSHKWSYSFIRKHRRRYSKKTACVLPAPARPPQESHSRTLPDNFGSVKSQQSSSSKLIPGVPTCFEMKPEENSDVREMRVSHSIMRLKKRSRSVFYRLTILILVFAVSWMPLHLFHVVTDFNDNLISNRHFKLVYCICHLLGMMSCCLNPILYGFLNNGIKADLMSLIRCLHMS, encoded by the coding sequence ATGGATTTAGAACTTGAAGATTATTATAACAAGACACTTGCCACAGAGAACAATACTGTTACCACTTGGAATTCTGATTTCCCAGTCTGGGATGACTATAAAAGCAGTGTAGATGATTTGCAGTATTTTCTGATTGGACTCTATACATTTGTAAGTCTTCTTGGTTTTATGGggaatttacttattttaatggCTGTCATGAGAAAGCGTAATCAAAAGACTACAGTAAATTTCCTCATAGGAAATCTGGCCTTCTCTGATATCTTGGTTGTACTGTTTTGCTCACCTTTCACACTGACTTCTGTCTTGCTGGATCAATGGATGTTTGGCAAAGTTATGTGTCATATTATGCCTTTCCTTCAATGTGTGTCGGTTCTGGTTTCAACTTTAATTTTAATATCAATAGCCATTGTCAGGTATCATATGATAAAGCATCCTATATCTAATAATTTAACAGCAAACCACGGCTACTTCCTGATAGCTACTGTCTGGACACTAGGTTTTGCAATTTGTTCTCCCCTTCCAGTGTTTCACAGTCTTGTGGAactccaggggacatttggctcAGCGCTGCTGAGTGGCAGGTATCTATGTGTTGAGTCATGGCCATCTGATTCATACAGAATCGCTTTTACTATCTCTCTATTGTTAGTTCAGTATATTCTGCCCTTAGTTTGTCTAACTGTAAGTCACACTAGTGTCTGCAGGAGTGTAAGCTGTGGATTGtccaacaaagaaaacaaactagaagaaaatgaaatgatcaACTTAACTCTTCATCCATCCAAAAAGAATGGGCTTCATGTGAAAgtctccaacagccataaatggaGCTATTCATTCATCAGAAAACACAGAAGAAGATACAGCAAGAAGACAGCATGTGTGTTACCTGCTCCGGCAAGACCTCCTCAGGAGAGCCATTCGAGAACGCTTCCAGACAACTTTGGCTCTGTGAAAAGTCAGCAATCCTCATCCAGTAAGTTGATACCAGGAGTCCCCACCTGCTTTGAAATGAAACCTGAAGAAAACTCAGATGTTCGTGAAATGAGAGTAAGCCATTCCATCATGAGACTAAAAAAGAGATCTCGAAGCGTTTTCTACAGACTGACCATTCTGATTTTGGTGTTTGCTGTTAGCTGGATGCCACTGCACCTGTTCCATGTGGTAACTGACTTCAATGACAACCTTATTTCAAATAGGCATTTTAAGTTGGTATATTGCATTTGTCACTTGTTAGGTATGATGTCTTGTTGTCTTAATCCAATTCTATATGGATTTCTTAATAATGGAATCAAAGCTGACTTAATGTCCCTTATACGCTGTCTTCATATGTCATAA